The following proteins are encoded in a genomic region of Enoplosus armatus isolate fEnoArm2 chromosome 11, fEnoArm2.hap1, whole genome shotgun sequence:
- the gpr45 gene encoding high-affinity lysophosphatidic acid receptor — protein MAFCNESLLEECGFMEPDNVEEAAESLPSEAATPLISVTLRVTLAAIMIFMITIGFLGNAIVCLIVYQKPAMRSAINLLLATLAFSDIMLSVLCMPFTAVTVATADWSFGSGFCRASIMLYWLFVLEGVSILLIISVDRFLIIVQRQDKLTPHRAKLLIAGSWVLSLCVSLPSVVGWRTGAAGIGGAWAPQCVLGYSDSLADRGYTVLLAVAVFFVPFAVMLYSYMCILNTVRRNTLRIHNHTSEHSCLPALNQVSKMRLSGLQRPPQIKVDMSFKTRAFTTILILFVGFSVCWLPHTVVSLLAVFSRQFYYSSVFYPISIGALWLSYLKTVFNPVIYCWRIRKFREACQEFIPKSCRLCPRVPGRSHRRVRPSNIYVCSETQSAV, from the coding sequence ATGGCTTTTTGTAATGAAAGCCTGCTGGAGGAGTGTGGCTTCATGGAGCCGGACAATGTAGAGGAAGCAGCGGAAAGTCTCCCGTCCGAAGCTGCGACTCCCCTCATATCAGTAACTCTGCGCGTGACACTGGCAGCCATAATGATCTTCATGATTACTATCGGTTTCCTTGGCAACGCAATCGTGTGTCTGATTGTTTACCAGAAACCTGCCATGCGCTCTGCTATCAATCTCCTCCTCGCCACGTTGGCCTTTTCGGACATCATGCTGTCTGTGCTCTGCATGCCCTTCACTGCGGTCACTGTGGCCACTGCCGACTGGAGCTTTGGAAGCGGCTTCTGCCGAGCGTCCATCATGCTGTACTGGCTGTTCGTCCTGGAGGGGGTGTCCATACTCCTCATAATCAGCGTGGACCGTTTCCTCATCATTGTGCAGCGGCAAGACAAGCTGACCCCACACAGAGCTAAACTGTTGATTGCAGGTTCGTGGGTGCTGAGCCTGTGCGTGTCTCTGCCGTCTGTCGTCGGGTGGAGGACAGGTGCAGCAGGTATTGGGGGTGCCTGGGCACCGCAGTGTGTGCTGGGATACAGCGACTCTCTGGCAGACCGTGGATACACAGTGCTGTTGGCAGTGGCTGTATTCTTTGTGCCATTTGCTGTCATGCTGTACTCTTACATGTGCATCCTCAACACAGTGCGCCGCAACACCCTGCGCATCCACAACCACACCAGCGAGCATTCCTGCCTGCCGGCCCTCAACCAAGTCAGCAAAATGAGACTTAGCGGGCTGCAGCGGCCCCCTCAGATCAAGGTGGACATGAGCTTCAAGACCCGAGCCTTCACCaccatcctcatcctctttGTCGGCTTCTCTGTGTGCTGGCTGCCGCACACGGTGGTCAGCTTGCTGGCCGTGTTCAGCCGGCAGTTCTACTACAGCTCGGTCTTCTACCCAATCAGCATAGGCGCTCTGTGGCTCAGCTACCTGAAGACGGTGTTCAACCCCGTCATCTACTGCTGGAGGATCAGAAAGTTCAGGGAGGCCTGTCAGGAATTCATTCCCAAGAGCTGCAGACTGTGTCCCAGAGTCCCAGGCAGGAGCCACAGGAGAGTGAGGCCCAGCAACATCTACGTGTGCAGCGAGACTCAGTCAGCTGTATGA
- the c11h2orf49 gene encoding ashwin, with translation MATSTGQDGKADCTSDVDLLLHPELLSQEFMQIILSEKNVSTRNCESRDRLTELYLRHVIPLPQRTLPNSRWGKRMEKTRGRQTSAAHQSDSSGNNHNRKRPLIVFDGSSSHSGPLKVKKPEGTTVSSGITDRLKPPPAANLSNPIRRLSGYTSSSSSSIHHSTDTANLKQQANSSGAIKSPEEKKKIQHVTWP, from the exons ATGGCGACTTCCACGGGACAAGATGGAAAGGCTGATTGTACCTCGGATGTGGATCTATTACTGCACCCTGAGCTGTTGTCACAGGAGTTTATGCAGATAATCTTAAGTGAG AAAAATGTCAGTACCAGAAACTGTGAGAGTCGGGACCGGCTCACAGAGCTTTACCTCCGGCATGTCATCCCGCTACCGCAGAGGACTTTACCCAACAGCCGCTGGGGCAAGAGGATGGAGAAGACCCGGGGGAGGCAGACATCGGCTGCTCACCAGTCAGACAG TTCCGGTAACAACCACAACAGGAAAAGGCCCCTGATTGTGTTTGATGGCAGTTCCTCTCACTCTGGGCCATTAAAAGTAAAGAAACCAGAGGGGACCACTGTGTCATCGGGAATCACTGACAGGTTAAaacctcctcctgctgcaaaCCTGTCCAACCCCATCCGCAGGCTGTCCGGAtacacatcctcctcttcctcatccatTCATCACAGCACTGACACAGCAAACCtcaaacaacaagcaaacagcTCG GGTGCAATTAAGTctccagaggagaagaaaaagatccAGCATGTGACATggccctga